The sequence GCGTGAGGGCCGGGGCGCCGATCATGCGGATCCCTGCCGGGCGGCTGAAGACGGCGACCCGAAAACCCCCCGGGTAGGCCCCCCCTCGCACGCCACCGACGCCCGAGTGCGCATTGACCGGCCTCCTGCCACCGGTTCCGGCCTCTCGGCGGACTGTCACCGGCCTCCTCCGGAGTGCCCTGACACCGGAGACCGCCGGCACCGTCCGCGGCCAGGCCGATATCAGGACCGCCACGCAACGAAGCCGTGGCCTGGGCAGGAGAGCGGGGGCAGGCTACGTCAGCTCTGGATCAGGAGTGTCCGCATATAGATCCTTTGGGAGATTTAAAGCTAAATCACATGAGATGATCTGCGGGACGTCGGCTTTGACCGGCCGGGCAACCCGGCAGGGCAAGGCCCCTGACCACCAGACGAAATGGGGTAGCCGGTGCGTGCCGGAACCAGTTCCACACAGGACAGCCGACCGGGGCGCGGGCTGACGTGGCCGTGGTTCCTGGTGGTGGTGATCGCGTATGCGGCCATCATCCAGGGGCTGGGTGCGCTGATCGGGGTGGACACCAGCTACTCCGACAGCCAGTTCCCCACCACCGAGTCCCTGGTGCGCAACGCACTGATTCCCATCGGGGCGTCGATCGTGTTCGCGGCGGCCGTTGTGACCTGGCTCGGCTGGTGGCGCGAGGTCCTGCACTATCGCGCGCCTGTGCGGCGCTGGGTGCGCTGGGTGCCGATCTCGATGCTCGTGGTCGCGCTGGTCGGGGTCAACTACGGTCACCTCGCCGACCAGAGCCTCTCCCTGGTGGCCTGCCTGCTCGTCCTCGGCCTGTTCGTCGGCGTCGGCGAGGAGCTGATGTTCCGCGGCATCGGAGTCCACGTATTCCGCCGGGCCGGACTCACCGAAGGCAAGGTCGCCCTCTACTCCTCCCTGGTCTTCGGCCTTGTGCACATCAGCAACGCCTTCGGCGAAGGAGCACAGGCCATTGCCCAGGCCCTCATCGTCTCCACCTCCGGCTACTTCTTCTACCTGTGCCTGCGCGTCGGCGGCATCATCCTGCTGCCGATGCTCGTCCACGGACTCTGGGACACCAGCCTGATCTCCAACCTCGTCGGCGACGAGCCCCAGGCGTCCGTAGGCATGGCCCTCATCATCCTCCTCCAGGTCACCCTCATCGTTGTGGTGCTCGTCAAGCGCCACAAGATCGAACCCGTAGCCCTGAGCCGCCGCGAACCGGTCACAGGCCCGAACCAGTCCGCCGCATAGCCAGTCTCAGCACCATCGCCCCGACGGGACATCAAGTTGGTCCCCTAATAAGAAGCCGTTCGGCTTGACCTCTCGGTGACGGCAAGCCAAACGGCTCTGTCACCACTGAGGCCCCAGACTCTCCTGAACAGGAACTTCAGGTTCAGGAACAGGTACTCACAGCGTGACACCGTGGGGCGCACGGGTCTGTCACGCTGATCCGCGACGGCGGGCGCTGGTCCCGCGCACACGATGCGAGGGGGCCTGGTGGCGGGGATCGAGCGGGAGCCGGCGGAGGTGCGGATACCCAAGACAGCTCTGGACGCCTTCGCCGCGGCGCTGAGCGTGCGCACGGTGGCGATGCGGACCTGGCCCGACGGCATTGAGTGGATGTACCCGGTGGGCACGTGGGACGAGGAGCACCTGGAGGTGGCGCTTATGCCCGGCGGCGAGGAGGTGTGGCTGCGGATGTCCACCGACCGCTCCAGCGCCGCCGTGTGGACCATCGAGCAGTGGTGGGCCTTCTCTCGGGAGCTCCCTGGGGTGACGCCGCCGCAAGCCTGAGACGCGAGGCCCACGGCGGTTCGGCCGGCGCACGAACGGCGGCGGTCAGCGTGGCTCCGGCGGGCCTGGGTCGTTGAGCATCCGGCCGCGCCGTAGGCCCGGTGGCGGCGCGCTGACCGCCACCGCAACGCGAACGAGGACCGATGTCGAAGAAGCCCGCCCACGACCCGACGTACGGCTACGACCCGGAGACGGCCACGGTCCGGGTCGGTCAGCACGACCTGGCGCGGCTGTTGCTGATGTTCCGCAAGCTGATGCGCGAGCAGCTGCCCGGCAAGTGGAAGCACATGGACGACTACGACCTGTCCTTCGAACGCCTCGCGGACGCGGTCGATGCCAGCTCGGAGGTCCGGCACGGCAAGCGCTGGACGGGGCCTGATGTGCGGATGCGCTGCACCACGACCGAGGCGGTGTACGCCTGGCCGGAGGGCGCCCCGTACGACGGGGAGGCGTCGTTCACCTGGGCGGTGCCGGGCTACGGCTCGCACGCCACCAAGGACGAGGGCTTCCGGGGCGTCACGCACAAGGCGCTGTGCGGGTTCAGCTG is a genomic window of Streptomyces sp. NBC_01237 containing:
- a CDS encoding CPBP family intramembrane glutamic endopeptidase, giving the protein MRAGTSSTQDSRPGRGLTWPWFLVVVIAYAAIIQGLGALIGVDTSYSDSQFPTTESLVRNALIPIGASIVFAAAVVTWLGWWREVLHYRAPVRRWVRWVPISMLVVALVGVNYGHLADQSLSLVACLLVLGLFVGVGEELMFRGIGVHVFRRAGLTEGKVALYSSLVFGLVHISNAFGEGAQAIAQALIVSTSGYFFYLCLRVGGIILLPMLVHGLWDTSLISNLVGDEPQASVGMALIILLQVTLIVVVLVKRHKIEPVALSRREPVTGPNQSAA